In Gimesia benthica, a single window of DNA contains:
- a CDS encoding thiol-disulfide oxidoreductase DCC family protein, giving the protein MEKPVLFFDGVCGLCNRSVDFAMSRDPEGRLLYSPLQGETATELLSEQDRANIDTVIFLPADRSRVYRRSAAAVRVLWLLGFPWNVCGWLLWLIPLPLRNVGYRLVAKARYRFFGKHETCRMPTPEERNRFLP; this is encoded by the coding sequence ATGGAGAAGCCGGTTCTGTTTTTTGATGGTGTCTGCGGTCTGTGTAACCGGAGCGTGGATTTTGCAATGTCACGCGATCCGGAAGGGCGGCTGCTCTATTCACCTCTGCAGGGGGAAACGGCGACGGAACTGTTGAGCGAACAGGATCGGGCAAATATAGATACTGTGATTTTTCTCCCGGCTGACCGCAGTCGGGTTTATCGACGATCTGCGGCTGCGGTGCGTGTGTTGTGGTTACTGGGGTTTCCCTGGAATGTCTGTGGATGGTTGTTGTGGCTGATCCCTTTGCCACTAAGAAACGTGGGGTATCGACTGGTTGCGAAAGCACGGTATCGTTTTTTCGGCAAACATGAAACCTGCCGGATGCCGACACCCGAAGAGCGAAATCGATTTTTACCTTGA
- a CDS encoding DUF1501 domain-containing protein: MRCNYACGSHDSLSRRSFLGGTAAGALSMLGFQGMTQATAAKQLAAQQKQVVVFWLSGGVSQLETWDPKPGTETGGPFLSIPTSAPGVHISELLPYTAQQMHHLALVRGINTKENNHAKGAYIMQTGRKEQPGFAFPYLGSTFSHHLAPPNSPLPGYISVGAGGSSAESTFLGPRHAPLVLSGGRAPNNLGRHDALSEERDLLRRKLRSQVSQRFEQKRKTAHTEVYNESFDQAAALMSRSDIFDFSKFSDKDLERYGKHDFGRHCLMARQLVEKGVTFVKVGHTNYDTHSENFNFHIEQLGEFDRPFATFISDLYDRGLLEHTLIICMCEFGRTPRINSRIGRDHWGSAWSIALGGTGIKGGAVSGKTNETGTKVIDREVNGGHLFHTYYQAVGLDSTEEFYPNGQPIAKADPKTEPIKEILA, encoded by the coding sequence ATGCGATGTAATTATGCCTGTGGATCTCACGATTCGCTCAGCCGGCGATCCTTTTTAGGAGGCACGGCCGCCGGTGCTTTGAGCATGCTGGGTTTTCAGGGAATGACCCAGGCAACTGCAGCCAAACAACTGGCAGCGCAACAGAAGCAGGTTGTCGTGTTCTGGCTCTCCGGAGGCGTGAGTCAGCTGGAGACCTGGGATCCCAAACCGGGAACCGAGACCGGCGGTCCATTCCTGTCAATTCCGACATCGGCACCGGGCGTGCATATCAGTGAGTTGCTGCCTTACACGGCGCAACAGATGCATCATCTGGCCCTGGTGCGGGGGATCAATACGAAAGAGAACAACCACGCTAAAGGGGCCTATATTATGCAGACCGGGCGGAAGGAACAGCCCGGCTTCGCGTTCCCCTATCTGGGATCGACCTTCTCGCATCACCTGGCACCGCCGAACAGTCCACTGCCGGGCTACATCTCGGTAGGAGCGGGAGGCTCATCGGCTGAGTCGACCTTCCTGGGGCCACGACATGCGCCCCTGGTGCTTTCCGGCGGACGGGCTCCCAATAACCTGGGACGTCATGATGCATTGAGTGAAGAGCGAGACCTGCTGCGTCGCAAACTGCGGAGTCAGGTCAGTCAGCGTTTTGAACAGAAGCGCAAGACCGCACACACGGAAGTCTATAACGAGTCGTTCGATCAGGCGGCAGCGCTGATGTCACGCAGTGATATTTTTGATTTCAGCAAGTTCTCTGACAAAGACCTGGAGCGTTACGGTAAGCATGATTTTGGTCGTCACTGCCTGATGGCACGCCAGTTGGTCGAAAAAGGTGTGACGTTTGTTAAAGTCGGGCATACCAATTACGACACGCATTCGGAAAACTTCAATTTCCATATTGAGCAGCTGGGCGAATTCGATCGACCTTTTGCCACATTTATTTCAGACCTGTATGACAGGGGCCTGCTGGAGCACACGCTGATTATCTGCATGTGCGAGTTCGGCAGAACACCGCGAATCAACTCACGGATTGGCCGAGACCACTGGGGATCGGCCTGGTCGATTGCCCTGGGCGGTACAGGCATTAAAGGGGGCGCGGTTTCCGGTAAGACGAACGAAACGGGAACTAAAGTCATCGACCGCGAAGTCAACGGCGGTCACCTGTTCCATACGTATTATCAGGCTGTCGGACTGGATTCGACGGAAGAGTTCTACCCCAACGGTCAACCGATTGCCAAGGCGGATCCTAAAACAGAACCGATCAAGGAGATTCTGGCGTGA
- a CDS encoding outer membrane protein assembly factor BamB family protein, with amino-acid sequence MSDYSKNEESAEPENASAENKPADTETAVPAETTERPARRLRWKWGLAVLVIGIAAMVIQWFRLAPDRTYQVFSVYEGIRNLVVGLLIWWMFVSGVAWKTRFKGLFGAVLAFVLFFTVVRVESFEGDMVPRFQFRFLPTAEQRAVEYFEQADNSANQKSESAETLVALEADWPGYRNALRDGIARDQQIRTDWESEPPKLLWKHPVGAGWGSFCVVGDRVFTQEQRGEEELVVCYDVTTGKQIWTQSEPVRFSETLGGVGPRATPVFAEGRLYTMGGTGILNCLDAATGQPVWSHDLLKEGDLKNLTWGMAGSPLIHDELVIVNQGVSPASVVEKNQAVIAFDKLSGEKVWWSGTHKPSYSSPQYAVLNGTPQVLIFNAKGLEGFALEDGQSLWFFEWTNQAGCNAAQPIPLDDDSVFLGAGYGQGSARIKIAPRKSSEKTAQVKEEWKSLSLKLKFNSAVNQEGYVYGLDEGVLTCLDLETGKRQWKRGRYGYGQLLLVDGYLIILGEDGRVELVEANPEKYVQRGKFQAIEGQTWNNPALARGRLFVRNSEEAACYDLSPLTQQGAAVTAEASNR; translated from the coding sequence ATGTCGGATTATTCAAAAAATGAGGAATCAGCAGAGCCGGAAAACGCCTCTGCTGAGAACAAGCCTGCTGACACTGAGACTGCGGTACCGGCCGAGACAACCGAACGTCCCGCGCGTCGTTTGCGCTGGAAGTGGGGGCTGGCGGTTCTGGTGATCGGCATTGCTGCGATGGTCATCCAGTGGTTTCGCCTGGCTCCGGATCGTACCTACCAGGTCTTCTCGGTCTACGAGGGAATTCGGAATCTGGTTGTCGGGCTGTTGATCTGGTGGATGTTCGTTTCCGGTGTTGCCTGGAAGACGCGTTTCAAAGGTCTGTTCGGCGCGGTGCTGGCATTCGTGCTCTTTTTTACCGTGGTTCGCGTGGAAAGTTTTGAAGGGGACATGGTACCCCGGTTTCAATTCCGGTTTCTGCCGACTGCAGAACAGCGGGCCGTAGAATATTTCGAACAGGCTGACAACAGTGCCAACCAGAAGTCAGAGTCTGCTGAAACATTAGTTGCCCTCGAGGCAGACTGGCCCGGTTACCGGAATGCCTTGCGGGATGGGATTGCCCGCGATCAGCAGATCCGCACGGACTGGGAGTCGGAGCCGCCCAAGTTACTCTGGAAGCATCCGGTGGGGGCTGGCTGGGGATCATTTTGTGTGGTCGGGGATCGTGTTTTCACACAGGAGCAGCGCGGCGAGGAAGAGCTGGTCGTCTGTTATGACGTAACTACCGGCAAGCAGATCTGGACCCAGAGTGAACCGGTTCGATTCTCAGAAACACTGGGAGGCGTCGGACCCCGGGCGACACCGGTATTTGCAGAGGGGCGATTGTATACGATGGGAGGGACGGGCATCTTGAATTGTCTGGATGCAGCGACAGGCCAGCCTGTCTGGTCGCACGACCTGCTTAAGGAAGGGGATCTGAAAAACCTGACATGGGGGATGGCCGGTTCGCCATTGATTCACGATGAATTAGTAATTGTGAACCAGGGGGTGAGTCCTGCCTCCGTTGTCGAGAAGAATCAGGCTGTCATCGCCTTTGATAAATTGAGTGGCGAGAAAGTCTGGTGGAGCGGAACTCACAAGCCGAGTTACAGTTCTCCTCAGTATGCCGTATTGAACGGGACGCCCCAGGTTTTGATCTTCAATGCCAAAGGGCTGGAAGGCTTCGCACTCGAAGATGGTCAATCGCTCTGGTTCTTTGAATGGACCAATCAGGCGGGCTGCAATGCGGCCCAGCCGATTCCACTCGACGATGATTCGGTATTCCTGGGAGCCGGCTACGGACAGGGTTCGGCACGGATTAAAATCGCTCCCCGCAAGTCCAGTGAGAAGACCGCGCAGGTCAAAGAAGAATGGAAGAGCCTCAGCCTGAAGCTCAAGTTCAATTCCGCGGTGAATCAGGAGGGCTATGTCTACGGTCTGGATGAAGGTGTATTAACCTGTCTGGATCTGGAAACAGGGAAGCGTCAGTGGAAGCGGGGACGTTATGGTTACGGGCAGTTGTTGCTCGTTGATGGTTACCTGATCATTCTGGGTGAAGATGGACGTGTCGAACTGGTGGAGGCCAATCCGGAGAAGTATGTCCAGCGGGGAAAATTCCAGGCGATTGAAGGACAGACCTGGAACAATCCGGCACTGGCGCGGGGACGCCTGTTTGTTCGAAACAGTGAAGAGGCGGCATGTTATGATCTTTCACCACTGACACAGCAGGGGGCAGCAGTCACTGCTGAGGCCTCTAATCGTTAA
- a CDS encoding sulfatase family protein translates to MKQIITEIGETKAMRIKLSAVLLVVLLILGTGAVESQAQAPATGKPNFIVFIADDMAWDDCGTYGHEKIQTPHLDQLAADGMKFTEAFLTCSSCSPSRSSIITGRYPHSTGAHQLHLPLPASQVTFVEKLKDSGYYTAAAGKWHLGTPTESKFDHVTTKLNQWVNTLKQRPKDKPFCMWFATTDPHRPYERNIIPRPHLNEDVIVPPYLPDTPEVRSDLALYYDEITRLDSVMGRVRQELKEQGVADNTMIVFLSDNGRPFPRCKTTVYDSGVKTPWIVAWPAKVKAGTVCKSLISSVDLAPTLLELAGLEVGETFQGKSFKPLLENPNATIRTHVFAEHNWHDFEDFGRAVRSRRYKYIRNFYPDIPGTPPADAVRSPTYTVMRELRDQNKLTEDQRSCFVVPRPEVELYDLEKDPHELKNLAGKPEYQKVEQELRAELDQWQEATYDRLPRSRRPDEFHRETGERLPEFRKK, encoded by the coding sequence TTGAAACAAATCATTACTGAGATTGGTGAAACGAAAGCAATGCGAATCAAGCTGTCTGCTGTGCTGTTGGTTGTTCTGTTGATCCTGGGAACGGGTGCCGTCGAGTCACAGGCACAGGCCCCCGCGACGGGTAAGCCAAACTTCATTGTATTCATCGCCGATGATATGGCGTGGGACGATTGTGGTACCTACGGTCATGAGAAAATCCAGACGCCTCATCTGGATCAGCTGGCGGCAGACGGTATGAAGTTTACGGAAGCATTTCTGACATGCAGTTCCTGCAGCCCCAGCCGTTCGAGCATCATCACCGGGCGTTATCCGCACAGCACCGGCGCACATCAACTGCATCTGCCACTGCCTGCCAGCCAGGTGACGTTTGTGGAAAAACTGAAAGACTCCGGCTATTACACGGCGGCTGCCGGGAAGTGGCATCTGGGCACGCCGACCGAAAGCAAGTTTGATCACGTGACGACCAAACTCAACCAGTGGGTCAACACACTTAAGCAGCGCCCTAAAGACAAACCGTTCTGCATGTGGTTTGCGACGACCGATCCTCATCGCCCCTATGAACGCAACATTATTCCCCGGCCGCATCTGAATGAAGATGTGATCGTGCCCCCTTATCTGCCTGACACACCTGAAGTCCGGAGTGACCTGGCTTTGTACTACGATGAAATCACGCGGTTGGATAGCGTGATGGGTCGAGTGCGTCAGGAACTGAAAGAGCAGGGAGTCGCCGATAATACGATGATCGTGTTTCTCAGTGACAACGGAAGACCTTTTCCACGCTGTAAGACGACCGTTTATGACAGCGGAGTGAAAACTCCTTGGATTGTTGCCTGGCCGGCAAAGGTGAAAGCGGGTACGGTCTGCAAGTCACTGATCAGCTCGGTCGATCTGGCTCCGACACTGTTGGAACTGGCGGGGCTGGAAGTCGGTGAAACATTCCAGGGGAAGAGTTTCAAACCATTACTGGAGAATCCCAACGCGACAATCCGCACACATGTGTTTGCCGAACATAACTGGCACGATTTTGAAGATTTCGGTCGTGCTGTCCGCTCACGCCGCTATAAGTATATTCGGAACTTCTATCCCGATATTCCTGGTACGCCTCCAGCTGACGCGGTGCGGAGTCCGACCTACACGGTGATGCGCGAACTGCGCGATCAGAACAAGTTGACTGAAGATCAGCGAAGCTGTTTCGTGGTCCCCCGACCGGAAGTTGAACTGTACGACCTGGAGAAGGACCCGCATGAACTGAAGAACCTGGCCGGAAAGCCGGAGTATCAAAAGGTGGAGCAGGAACTGCGGGCCGAGCTCGATCAATGGCAGGAAGCGACGTACGATCGTCTGCCACGCAGTCGACGGCCGGATGAGTTTCACCGGGAAACCGGTGAGCGACTACCGGAGTTTCGCAAAAAATAA
- a CDS encoding DUF1549 domain-containing protein, with protein sequence MFRPNMRVYVSLLIVFSCPTLAPHLVCANSTTKADEPLVASKPTLPVARRISSLIDEQIQSGTKDYAKLASPVCSDAEFVRRVYLDLTGRIPTVTQTRAFLDDNHPDKRAALVDQLLETPEYARHISQRLDVMLMERLRKKYINVTLWEEYLRDAVAENKPLDQLVREILAADGSGKGQQAEARFYLARDGDVNELTRDISRIFLGADLTCAQCHDHPEVADWKQDHYYGISAFLVRSFVFTDKKKKQTVFAEKAEGEVKYESVFEVRDKTSKGPETTLPVVFNGPKVAEPAFKKGEEYNVKPAKDVRPVPKYSRRAQLGHALTSSQNRRFARTMANRLWAMVMGRGIVHPLDADHSDNPPSHPELLELLTDEFTASGYDLKWYLRELVLSKTYQRSSSNELFASKSDQELSDAQFAHAILKPLTPEQFSRSVLEATGQAEVYRQSLKDKLSEAALRKNLVGYERQFVSLFGGLPGEPVEGFETTADQSLYLSNNGSIQGILSPRSGNTADRVLKIPADQPEQIAEELYLSVLSRRPDATETQEVAELLAGKTGATRNNMVSDLVWALMMSSEFRFNH encoded by the coding sequence ATGTTTCGACCAAACATGCGCGTTTACGTTTCGCTTCTGATCGTTTTCTCATGCCCGACCCTGGCTCCACACCTGGTATGTGCCAATTCTACGACCAAAGCTGATGAGCCGCTTGTCGCCAGCAAACCGACTTTACCTGTTGCCCGCCGAATCTCGTCTCTGATTGATGAACAGATTCAGAGTGGCACCAAAGATTATGCGAAGCTCGCTTCCCCCGTTTGCAGTGATGCGGAATTTGTGCGCCGGGTCTATCTCGATCTGACAGGACGGATTCCCACGGTTACACAGACGCGTGCGTTTCTGGACGACAACCATCCGGACAAGCGGGCTGCTCTGGTAGATCAACTGCTGGAAACTCCCGAGTACGCGCGGCACATTTCGCAGCGACTGGATGTGATGCTGATGGAGCGACTGCGGAAGAAGTACATCAACGTGACCTTGTGGGAGGAGTACCTGCGGGATGCGGTCGCGGAGAATAAACCCCTGGATCAACTGGTGCGGGAAATTCTGGCCGCCGATGGTTCCGGCAAGGGACAACAGGCGGAGGCCCGGTTTTACCTGGCCCGTGATGGCGATGTGAATGAACTCACTCGCGATATCAGCCGCATTTTTCTGGGAGCCGACCTGACGTGTGCCCAGTGCCACGACCACCCGGAAGTCGCCGACTGGAAACAGGATCATTATTACGGCATCTCAGCCTTCCTGGTCCGCAGTTTTGTCTTCACTGATAAAAAGAAGAAACAGACTGTGTTTGCCGAGAAGGCAGAAGGTGAAGTCAAATATGAGTCGGTCTTCGAAGTCCGAGACAAAACCTCCAAAGGTCCTGAGACGACGTTACCAGTTGTGTTTAATGGTCCTAAAGTTGCCGAGCCCGCTTTCAAAAAAGGGGAAGAGTATAATGTCAAACCGGCCAAAGATGTACGGCCGGTTCCCAAGTACAGCCGACGGGCTCAGTTGGGGCATGCGTTGACCTCATCACAGAATCGACGCTTCGCCCGGACGATGGCCAATCGTCTGTGGGCAATGGTGATGGGGCGGGGGATCGTCCATCCGCTAGATGCCGACCATTCCGATAATCCGCCTTCGCATCCGGAACTGCTGGAACTGTTGACGGATGAGTTCACTGCCAGCGGATATGATCTGAAGTGGTATTTGCGGGAACTGGTGCTGAGCAAAACCTATCAGCGTTCAAGTAGCAATGAGCTGTTTGCGAGTAAGTCCGATCAGGAACTGTCTGACGCGCAGTTTGCCCATGCGATTTTGAAGCCGCTGACTCCGGAACAGTTTTCGCGATCCGTACTGGAAGCGACAGGGCAGGCCGAAGTGTATCGGCAGAGCCTGAAGGATAAACTTTCGGAAGCAGCCTTGCGGAAGAACCTGGTCGGTTACGAACGCCAGTTTGTGTCGTTATTTGGCGGACTACCTGGTGAACCGGTAGAAGGTTTTGAAACGACGGCCGATCAGAGCCTGTATCTGTCCAACAACGGATCGATTCAGGGAATCCTCTCGCCGCGAAGTGGAAATACCGCAGATCGAGTTCTGAAGATCCCCGCGGATCAGCCGGAACAGATTGCTGAGGAACTGTATTTGAGTGTCTTAAGTCGTCGTCCCGATGCGACTGAGACTCAGGAAGTCGCCGAACTGCTGGCAGGGAAAACCGGCGCGACGCGGAATAACATGGTGAGCGACCTGGTCTGGGCATTGATGATGTCTTCAGAATTCCGGTTCAATCACTAA
- a CDS encoding WD40 repeat domain-containing protein, giving the protein MSARNAKRIWNSCLLLAMTSAPLTVDAADKQPEKPAADTAPIMAVKPIPEQGPTPLPEALKFARLDARKSAAQTAEQFQVVKAVSDKYGVVDREIKQLQEQIKTTAAQIKVEQAALTQVKQVEAKQQQLRSADPLVAPKPLPDSAALARQIAAREAQIKTWDASVKEKQKQLGELKKEVAEAKKQHSLLQAKEKEFQEIVKLYTGKQPAADPSLFREMAAYQNSRPLYSCKIDASGNYILAGAQGSAFHRWDLVSAENTELLGHNSWVRRFDVDRSSPLLITGAYEGKVAWWNLESKSPKPQHLVDAHKGFVRGVSVSPDGKLVATAGNDRLVKIWSVDTAKLIRTLEGHEHQVYNVKFHPGGRYLISGDLRGNVKQWDVVSGKLVRDFDGSAIYKYDTTFHGHIGGVRGMDISHDGKYFAISGIGEVSNAFAGIGVPTVILFDWETGKRLAVMTPSDNFKGTCWGVRFHPENDFIAAAGGNSSGMIWFWKLGEEKPFVSQKVKSVPYDLDFHPDGLRMCVACYDKTARLYNLGPKTPEELASEQKKKKK; this is encoded by the coding sequence GTGAGTGCCCGCAACGCGAAACGAATCTGGAACAGTTGCCTGCTGCTGGCGATGACCTCAGCGCCGCTGACGGTGGATGCCGCCGACAAGCAGCCGGAAAAACCCGCAGCAGACACAGCGCCAATCATGGCTGTCAAACCGATTCCAGAGCAGGGACCGACCCCATTACCTGAAGCGCTGAAATTCGCCAGACTCGATGCCCGTAAGTCCGCGGCGCAGACCGCAGAGCAGTTTCAGGTGGTCAAAGCGGTCTCAGATAAATATGGGGTCGTTGATCGAGAGATAAAGCAACTGCAGGAGCAGATCAAAACAACGGCAGCCCAGATCAAGGTGGAGCAGGCCGCTTTGACGCAGGTGAAACAGGTGGAAGCAAAGCAGCAACAGCTGAGAAGTGCTGATCCCCTCGTCGCTCCCAAGCCACTGCCCGACAGTGCAGCGCTGGCCCGCCAGATAGCAGCCCGGGAAGCGCAGATCAAAACCTGGGATGCGTCTGTGAAAGAAAAACAGAAGCAACTGGGGGAGCTTAAGAAAGAAGTTGCAGAAGCCAAGAAGCAGCACAGTCTTCTCCAGGCGAAAGAAAAAGAATTCCAGGAGATCGTGAAACTGTATACAGGCAAGCAGCCGGCTGCTGATCCGAGTCTGTTTCGCGAGATGGCTGCTTACCAGAATTCACGCCCCCTTTACTCGTGCAAGATTGATGCGAGTGGAAACTACATTTTGGCGGGGGCACAGGGATCGGCTTTTCATCGCTGGGATCTGGTTAGTGCAGAAAATACAGAGCTGCTCGGTCATAACAGCTGGGTGAGGCGGTTTGACGTGGATCGTTCCAGTCCCCTGTTAATCACGGGCGCCTACGAAGGCAAAGTCGCCTGGTGGAACCTGGAATCCAAGTCACCCAAGCCTCAGCACCTGGTGGATGCTCACAAGGGATTTGTCCGGGGCGTTTCCGTCAGTCCGGACGGAAAGCTGGTGGCGACCGCGGGCAATGATCGTCTGGTGAAGATCTGGTCGGTCGACACAGCGAAGCTGATCCGCACGCTGGAAGGCCACGAACACCAGGTCTACAACGTCAAATTTCATCCTGGTGGTCGCTACCTGATTTCGGGAGACCTGCGCGGGAATGTGAAACAGTGGGATGTGGTAAGTGGCAAGTTGGTCCGGGACTTCGACGGAAGTGCGATCTACAAATACGACACGACTTTTCATGGTCATATCGGCGGCGTACGTGGGATGGATATCAGCCACGATGGAAAGTATTTCGCCATCAGCGGGATCGGCGAGGTTTCCAATGCGTTCGCAGGCATCGGTGTGCCCACCGTGATTCTGTTTGACTGGGAGACCGGCAAGCGGTTAGCGGTGATGACTCCCAGTGATAACTTCAAAGGAACCTGCTGGGGCGTGCGGTTTCATCCGGAGAACGATTTCATCGCAGCGGCCGGGGGGAATTCTTCCGGGATGATCTGGTTCTGGAAACTGGGAGAAGAGAAGCCGTTCGTTTCGCAGAAGGTCAAGAGTGTGCCTTACGATCTGGACTTTCATCCGGATGGTCTGCGGATGTGCGTGGCCTGTTACGACAAGACGGCACGGCTGTATAACCTGGGGCCGAAAACCCCCGAGGAACTGGCCAGCGAGCAGAAGAAAAAGAAGAAGTAG